AAGCCATGTGAGTAGCGGCCAGCGAAGCTGGATTGTGGCACTACAAGGGCGAAACATACGAACCGGTCAATTACTCACTGTTCAAGAGATCGTTGAATAGAAGCGCTATTCCGCACGCCCGCACGTGTCCAGCATCGGGATGACCACCTGCAACTGTCGTTTAAGTTGTAAACATGGAGTGATTGAATATGGCCCGTTCGACCATCTTTGGGATTGTGCTTCTCGTAGCAGTAGGCGGTTGTTGGCCATTGATTCCACCGTTACCAGACAGTCCATCTGGACGTGGTACGGAGACCCAGAATCATCCATCTAATCGCGACACAAATACCGAACGGTGGGAATGCTTCGACTACTTAGGCCGGAGTAAGTTGGGAACACTGACCGTCGATCAGTATGGCACAAGCGGCACGGTGGATTTCAACGGAATCAACGCAAGTACGCAGTTTACAATCCAAGGCATTGAACGCCGATGGGATTGGGGGTGGGGAAACGGCGGTTATGATTACGCCATTGTGATCAATGCCGAAGGAACAGGCAGATTTTATAACTTTCGAGGTTCGAACGGCGGAACGGTAAAACCGAGCCACGTTTTCAAATGCACAAGGCGTTGACAATCTCTCAAGTCCTAAAGCGTATAATTCCAATTCCCTTTGAATTATCCACTCAAGTCATCCTATTCAATCCAGATCATTTCATGGCAGATCCTAATCCAAATCCTGAAGGCCCTCCACAGGGTAAAACAGTTTCCATTGGCACCTGGAACATGGACCATTGGAAGCGGACTGTGCAGCAACGTAGAGACGCCTGGGTATACCTTGATTCGAAGGCCGGTGCGGATATCATGCTGCTCCAGGAAAGCGGAGTTCCGACAGGGCTGCCGCGTACGCGTTATGTGCACAGGGAACTCGCCGGAAGCCGACCGTGGGGTTCTGCAGTCGTGGCGTTCTCCGATGCCGAGGACCTCGAATTGGAGGAAATCGATGCCGTACGTTCAAGGTATAGTTCTAGAAGATTTAGCATGTTGGGTTCCAACCCGGGGACCGTGATCGTTGCCCGGGTGGACTTTCCGGGCATAGGACCTATCACATGTATTAGCGTGTACGGCGCCATTAACGTCTATGCGCAAACGACGATGTTCCGTATCGTGGCCGATCTGATTCCCCTTTTCGACTCGAGCGATGGCAAGCGCGTCGTCCTCGGGGGAGACTTCAATGTTACGGATGCAATTCGCGGTGACGCAACCGTACTTCCCAGGTGGCGGGCCATACTGAATGCAGTCGAATCCCTCGGCCTGGTGAATCTCGCCAAAGTTGCTTCTAACCGTCCTCCATCCATCCCAGGATGTCTTTGTGCCGAAGAGGAATGTTTCCATCTTCATACCTATACATGGGGAGGCAACCAGGGGACGCAGCTCGACTGGTTATACGCAACCCCGGATCTGGCAAATCACTGCACGCGAATCCGGCTCGACCACGAGGTATTCGGCAAGTTGAGCGACCATGCCCCGATCGTCGCGGATTTCAACGTCGTTCCCGATGAGCGTCCCCGAATCGTCGATCCCGATTCCTTCGTCGAAGTATTGGCGGCTCGTTCCGGTCCGGAATGTGCCCGCATCGCAGAAGAATTGATCAACTGGGCACTTCGAAAACACGAGACATTGAGACGAGGTGAACGCAGGTTTGCAACCTACGACCGATTCGATATCTCGTCCCGCGTGAGAAACCCGCAGATGTGGTTCCAGCTTGACCTGGATTATCCGGACGACGTGCAATGGACATTCAGCCTTACAACCGACGGCAACGTATGCGTACAGTTTCAATTCATGAAGTCGCCCTTCGATCGATTTGAGGCACGTAAGCGAATCTGGAACGAGATCAACCAGATCCCGGGCGTAGATCTAGACCAGCGACTCAGGGGTCGACCTACGATCCCGATACGTTGCCTGGCGTCCACGGAAACCTGTAAACGGTTCGAACGCGTGTTTTCCGACATGATTGACGAAACGCTTCGTGAGAGGTTGAACTTAACATAGCATCGGGTTTGAGGACGCCTGATTTCGTTGACATCAATCCGTTCAATGCGTATATCGGATGCTGGCCTCAATGGGTTCCCCGTGCGTCCGTAGCTCAGCTGGATAGAGCAACTGACTTCGGATCAGTAGGTCGGGGGTTCGAATCCCTCCGGGCGTATTCTCTTCTTCGACTTCCCCATCTGTAGTTTCGAACCCAGGGCAACGAACCCAGGGCATCGATTGCCGGAAAGGCCTATTCATGGACCGCATCAGGATCGGCGTGGTCGGCTGCGGCGCGATCGCCCAGATTCAGCATCTGCCCCATATCGCGGAACTCCGTGACCGCTACGAACTGGCCGGGCTCTGTGACGCGTCCGCGAAACTCGTCGACTTCATCGGCGAACTCTACCACGTGCCCGAGCGCAGCCGCGTCATCCGGTACGAGGACCTCCTGGTGCTGGACCTGGACGCCGTGCTGCTCTGCTTCGCCGACCCCAAGACCGAAGCGGCCGTCGCCGCGCTGGAAGCGGGCAGGCACGTATTCATTGAGAAACCCATGTGCTATTCGGTGCGGGAAGCGGACCGGATCATCGGGGCCGCCGAAGCTTCGGGCAGGACGCTGATGGTGGGGTACATGAAGCAGCACGATCCGGGGTACCGATTCGCCCGGGACGAGGTGCTTGCCATGCCCGATGTCCGCTTCATTCAGGCCAACCACCTCCACTGCGGCAACGACCGCCACCTGAGTGAGTATACGCTGTACGCCTTCGACGACATACCGGGCGAGGTGATGGAGCGCACGGCCGCCCTCCGGGAGCGCGCCGTCCGGGACGCCATCGGCGACGTGCCGGAGGCCGCGCGAAGGATCTTTTTCTCCCTTTCCGGCAGCATGATCCACGACATCAGCAGCCTGCGGGGCCTCTTCGGTCCGCCGGACCGGGTGGTCAGCGCCGAAGTCTGGCGCGGCGGATCGAGCGTGACGACCGTGCTGGCCTACGAGAACGACGCGCGGTGCGTGGCGACCTGGACCAGCCTGCCCGAACTCCACGATTTCCGGGAGACCCTGGAAGTCTTCGGCGCGGGACGGCGCGTGGGTATCCGTTTTCCCACGGGGTTCGACCGGGGACTGCCGTCGCCGGTCACGGTGATGGGCATGGACGGCGAACAGCCCTGGAAAAAGGAACTCGTGGTCAACAAGCAGAACGCCTTCAAGCTGGAGCTGATCCACTTCCACGATTGCGTCGTGAACGGTAAACCACCCATCACCGACGGATACGGCGCGCGGCAGGACCACGCCCTTTGCCGCGACATCGTACACGCCTACCTGCGGGCCAACCCATCATGAAGATTGTATTCTGTACCCTCACGCTGAGTGGCTATCGTTCACCCGAAGCCGCGGAACGGGGTTATCCTCTGGCCGAAGAGCGAAAGCCGGTGTGGGACTGGCTCGTCCGCCACGGATTCGACGGGATCGACCTGGGCGAGACCTGGTTCAATTTCTACGACGCACCGGACGAAGCGCTCGTCGAGCTGGGTGAGGAGGCGCGGGGGCACGGACTCGAAATCGGCGGGCTGACCGTGCTGCGGAAAATCATCACCTGGCCGGCGCCCGAGGAGGTCAGGGCGACGAACCGGGGATTGCTGTCCCGTGCGGTGAAAGCGGCCCAGCTCGCGGGGGCACCGCTGGTCAACATGTCCATCTCTCCGCAGCCCTGGGAAGTGGGCGTGCGCGAGCAGGATCTCAGGGGGCAGTCCGACCCGGTGGGCAGCAGCATGCGGGCGCGGGACGAGGACTACGAAGAGGCTGCCGGCGTGCTGCGGTCACTGGCGCGGGAGGCCGATCCGGAGGGCACCGAACTGACCCTGGAACTCCACCAGAACAGCATTGTGGACACCCCGGAGGGCATGCTGCGGCTGATCGACCTGGTCGGCCATCCCCTGATCAAGGCGAACCCGGATCTCGGCAATTTCTACTTCGCCTACGCGACGCCCGAAGGCGGCTGGGACGACGTGTGCCGCATGCTCGCGCCCCACACCAACTTCTGGCACGTCAAGAATATCCAGCGGATCTACTTCCAGGAAGAAGACCGCGCCCAGCACATCAACGCGCCCCTGGGCGAGGGCATGAT
This region of Gemmatimonadota bacterium genomic DNA includes:
- a CDS encoding sugar phosphate isomerase/epimerase: MKIVFCTLTLSGYRSPEAAERGYPLAEERKPVWDWLVRHGFDGIDLGETWFNFYDAPDEALVELGEEARGHGLEIGGLTVLRKIITWPAPEEVRATNRGLLSRAVKAAQLAGAPLVNMSISPQPWEVGVREQDLRGQSDPVGSSMRARDEDYEEAAGVLRSLAREADPEGTELTLELHQNSIVDTPEGMLRLIDLVGHPLIKANPDLGNFYFAYATPEGGWDDVCRMLAPHTNFWHVKNIQRIYFQEEDRAQHINAPLGEGMIDYRRALRIMRDGGFDGYISIELATGADPFNAILSGKRYLDEMMRDEI
- a CDS encoding Gfo/Idh/MocA family oxidoreductase, with translation MDRIRIGVVGCGAIAQIQHLPHIAELRDRYELAGLCDASAKLVDFIGELYHVPERSRVIRYEDLLVLDLDAVLLCFADPKTEAAVAALEAGRHVFIEKPMCYSVREADRIIGAAEASGRTLMVGYMKQHDPGYRFARDEVLAMPDVRFIQANHLHCGNDRHLSEYTLYAFDDIPGEVMERTAALRERAVRDAIGDVPEAARRIFFSLSGSMIHDISSLRGLFGPPDRVVSAEVWRGGSSVTTVLAYENDARCVATWTSLPELHDFRETLEVFGAGRRVGIRFPTGFDRGLPSPVTVMGMDGEQPWKKELVVNKQNAFKLELIHFHDCVVNGKPPITDGYGARQDHALCRDIVHAYLRANPS